ATCGGTCTCGCTGCTCGGCGTGGCGCCCGGCACCACATCGCCGATCCGGACGCTGCCGCCGGCAGTACGAATACGGACATCTGCGGTCAGACAATATCTCATGGCCGCAGCCGGATCGTTACCTGGCGAGCCGAAGTTGCCGTTGCCGTCGACCAGGGGGTAGCGCAGTGCCCAGGGCTGGGCCATCCGGACCAGCGCGTCGTAGATGGCCGAGTCGCCGTGCGGGTGGAACTGCCCCATCACGTCCCCGACGACCCGGGAGCACTTCACGTAGCCCCGGTCCGGCCGGTAACCCGAGTCGTACATGGCGTAGAGGATCTTGCGGTGGACCGGCTTGAGCCCGTCCCGGACGTCCGGCAGGGCCCGCCCGACGATCACGCTCATCGCGTAGTCGAGGTACGAGCGCTGCATCTCGACCTCGAGCCCGACCGGCTCGATCCGGTCGTGCTGGACGACCGCCGCGAGTGGTGTCTCGGTGGTCTCCGGCTCGTTCGGGGTGGACTCGGGAGTATCGGTCACTGTTAACCCTTATCAGACTCAGAGTCGTTTTCGTGCTGTGGATAACGCTGTGGAAACCGGCCAGGCTGTGGATAACCCGGTGGACGGCGGTCGGCCGGTGGGTCACCGGCCGACCGGTCGGTCAGATGTCGAGGAACCGCACGTCCTTGGCGTTGCGCTGGATGAACGAGCGGCGGGCCTCGACGTCCTCGCCCATCAGCACACTGAACAGTTCGTCGGCGGTGGCGGCGTCGTCGAGGGTGACCTGACGCAGCGTCCGGGTGGCCGGGTTCATCGTGGTCTCCCACAGCTCGGGATAGTTCATCTCGCCGAGACCCTTGAACCGCTGGATGTCGTCCGGCTTGGCATTGGGCTTCTTCTGCTGGCGCAGCGCGATCAGCCCGTCGCGTTCCCGGTCGGAGTACGCGTACTGGGCGTCGTCGCCCTTCTTGTTCCACTTGATCTTGTAGAGCGGCGGGGCGGCCAGGTAGACGTGGCCCAGCTCGACCAGCGGACGCATGAAGCGGAACAGCAGGGTGAGCAGGAGGGTCTGGATGTGCTGGCCGTCGACGTCGGCGTCGGCCATCAGCACCACCTTGTGGTACCGCAGCTTCTCCATGTCGAAGTCGTCGTGGATGCCGGTGCCCAGCGCGGTGATCAGCGCCTGGACCTCGTTGTTCTTGAGCACCCGGTCGATCCGGGCCTTCTCCACGTTGAGGATCTTGCCGCGGATCGGCAGGATCGCCTGGGTACGCGGGTCGCGCCCCTGCTTGGCCGAGCCGCCGGCCGAGTCGCCCTCGACGATGAAGACCTCGGACTCGCGCGGGTCGGTGGACTGGCAGTCGGCCAGCTTGCCGGGCATCGAGCCGGACTCCAGCAGCGACTTGCGTCTGGCCAGCTTGCGCGCCTGCTGGGCGGCGATCCGGGCGCGGGCCGCCTGGGACGCCTTCTGGATGATCGTCTTGGCCTCGGCGGGGTTGCGGTCGAACCAGTCCACCAGCCGGTCGTTGCAGACCCGCTGCACGAAGCTCTTGACCGGGGTGTTGCCCAGCTTGGTCTTGGTCTGGCCCTCGAACTGCGGGTTGGCCAGCTTGACCGAGATGATCGCGGCCAGGCCCTCACGGATGTCCTCGCCGGAGAGCTTCTCGTCGCCCTTGAGCAGCTTCTTGTCCGAGCCGTAGCGGTTGACCACGCTGGTCAGAGCGGCCCGGAAGCCCTCCTCGTGGGTGCCGCCCTCGTGCGTGTTGATCGTGTTGGCGAAGGTGTAGACCGACTCGCCGTACGACTCGTTCCACTGCATGGCGATCTCGACCGACATGCCCTCTTCCTCGGCGGCGAACTCGACCACCGTCTTGTGCATCGGGTTCTTGGAGGCGTTGAGGTGCCGGACGAAGTCGGCGATGCCGCCCTCGTAGTAGAAGGTGACCTCGCGGGGCTTGCCCTCCTCGCCCTCGGCGACCCGCTCGTCGAGCAGGTGGATGGAGAGCGCCCGGTTGAGGAAGGCCATCTCCTGGAGGCGGCGGTAGATGGTCTGGAAGTCGAAGTCGACGGTCTCGAAGACGTCCGGGTCCGGCCAGAAGGAGACCGCCGAGCCGGTGCGGTCGGTGGTCTCGCCCTTGTCCAGCGGGTCGGGCTTGGAGTTGTGGTACTTCTGCCGCCAGACGAAGCCGGACTTGTGGATCTCGACGGCCATCCGGGTGGAGAGGGCGTTGACCACGGAGACGCCGACGCCGTGCAGACCACCGGAGACCGCGTACGCCTTGCCGTCGAACTTGCCGCCCGCGTGCAGCACGGTCAGCGCGACCTCGACGCCCGGCTTCTTGAGCTTCGGGTGCAGGTCGACCGGGAAGCCACGGCCGTTGTCGGTGACCCGGACCCCACCGTCGGCGAGCAGCACCACGTCGATGGTGTCGCAGTGGCCGGCGAGCGCCTCGTCGACCGCGTTGTCCACGACCTCCCACACCAGGTGGTGCAGGCCACGCTCGCCGGTGGACCCGATGTACATGCCGGGCCGCTTGCGGACCGCCTCCAGCCCTTCGAGGACGGTGATCGACTCTGCGCCGTATTCCTGCTTGTCCTGCGCTGCCACCCTCGGCCACTTTCTCGCACCATCCGCGCCGGGGCACGGGAGCGCGGGTTCGGCGGACAGGACGCGACGTCGGCGCGCACGGACGGCGCCCGGAGGGCGGTCGCGGATCGTGCGTGCCGGTCGCCGCGGTTGCCCGCGGATCGCGATCGGCCAGACCCGACCCGGGACGTTGATCAAGGGCCGGTGAAGGCCCCTGTCCGGTGCACCGTGTCAGGTCGTCGTCTCGCCCTCAATCTTACTGTGCGCACACGACATAACCGCCACTCGGCACCCCTTGAAGGCGGCTGAGACCCCCGTAGCGGGCCGAATCTCGCTGTCCGCTACTCCCCCTACACGCCCGGGTCCGCCTTCCGTGCCCGCCGCCCCCGGATCGGCCGGTCCACCGGGCCACCCCGGGGGTCGCGCCCGGGGGTGGCCGTACCGTAGCTTTGCGGCGCGCGGCAAAGCTGCCCGTCTTGATCTTTTCCACCCGTAACCGGGACGATGGACCCGATCGATCCGACACGTGCTCTCGAGAGGTGACACCAGATGGGGCTGGACAATGTCGCGGTGCACTGGCCGCGGACCGGCCGCTTCTACGACCCGGTCGCGCCGGCCGAGTTCGTCGACTTCGGCGAGATCGTGGACATCCCCCGGATCTCCGCGCCGACCGCCGCGCTCGCCGAGCACATCGCCAAGACCGGCACGGTCCGGGCCACGGCGTACACCGAACTGGTCGACCTGATCCTCGGGCTGGAGAACGTGCTCTACGCCACCGACGCCGCCGCCGAGGACGAGGACCCGGTCATCGACCCGGACGGCTGCGCCTGGATCGCCGGCGGGGTGGAGAAGTTCGTCGTCCAGCACCGGCCGCACGGTGAGACGGTGACCTTCGAGTCGGTCAGCGACGTGCTCCGCGCGCTGCTCGGCGACGGCCGGCTCGCCGAGCAGCAGCTGCGCTGGCTGGGCAGCCGGCTCGACCGGCTGCGCGACGAGCGCGGCGACCCGCCGCAGTGGGACTTCACCTGTGCCGAGCTGGGCGTGCTGGCCGCCTTCTACCGGCGCTGTGCCGACCGGGGCTTCGCCGTCTACGCCGACGCCGAGCCCGGCCGGCGACCGGGCGTGCAGCCCTGACCGCACCTCGCTGACGCTCCTGGTCGCGCGGTGCGCGAGGGCTAGCTGCCCGGCGTCGCCGGCCCGGCGGGTGGGGGCCCGACCGGCGCCGCGCCGTTGGCCGCGGCGATCACCCGGGTCAGCGCCCGGTGCAGGTCGCGCAGCTCGGTCAGCGGCAGCCCGAGCCGCGCGACGACCGCCGGCGGGATCCGTTCGGCCTGTTCCCGCAGCGCCCGCCCGCTGACGGTGAGCGAGACGGCGAGGCTGCGTTCGTCGGCCGGATCCCGCTCGCGGCGCAGGTAGCCGGCCGCCTCCAGGCGTTTGAGCAGTGGTGACAGGGTGCCGGGGTCGAGCTGGAGCAGCCGGCTCAGCTCGCGGACCGACAGCGGCGCGTACTGCCAGAGCGCCAGCATGACCAGGTACTGCGGATGGGTCAGGCCCATCGGCTCCAGCAGCGGCCGGTAGACCGCGACGACGCCGCGCGCGGCCACCGAGAGCGCGAAGCAGACCTGTTCCTCCAACGCCAGCGGATCCCCGCCGGGTTCGCCGTCCACCCCTGTGCACCTCCTCGTCGCCGTTGCGAGCGTACCAATGCTTGGTGTACCAATGATTTGTACACCAAATGCTTGACGAGAGGTCGGTGCCGATGAGCGAGGACAAACCGGCGGCGAAGGCCCCCGGCGAGGGCGGTCGGCTCCTGGCCTGGGCCTTCAAGAACCTGGCCGGTCCTCCGGAGGTGGCCGGCGCGGTGCAGGGCGGCTCCCGGCAGGCCCGGGACGCCTGGAAGGCGGACCTGGAACGACGCAAGCAGTGGAGCCGCGAGCAGCGGGAGCGCAAACGTGCCGAGCGGGAGGCCCGCCGCGCCGAGCGGTGAGGCTCAGCCGTAGGTGTCGCGCGGCCCCCGGCCACGGACCCGGCGCGGCCCGCGCGACCAGGACGGTGCCGCCGGACCGTGGATGTGCAGCTTGCGGACCACGTTGTGGCCCACCTCGCCGGCGATCCGCTTCAGCAACGAAGCGGCGAGCAGCCGCAGCTGGGTGGCCCACGCGGTCGACCGGGCCTCCACGGTCAGCTCGCCGTCCTCCAGCTTGACCGGGCGGCTGTGCTGGGCGATCTCCGGCCCGACCACCCGCTCCCAGGCCCCGAAGACGGTCGCCTCGGCCGCCGGCTGCTGCCAGCCGCGGGCCTTCATCAGCCGCTCCAGCACCGCCCCCAGCGGCTGCGGGTCACGCGGGTCCGGCCCCGGGCCGGAGTAGCCCCGCAGCCGCCGTCCGCCCCCGTCGGCCGCGCCGGTCACCCCCGGGCGACGGTTACGGGCCGCCGACTCCCGGCGGGCCCGCGCCGCGTCCAGGACCGCCCGCGCCAGCTCCGGCCCGCTCGCCGCCGGACCGTCGCCCGAGCCGGCCGTACCTCCGCCGGGCAGCACCGCAGGACCGGGCGCGGCGTCCGCGCCGCCGCCGGTCGGAGCGCCCCGCGCGGCGTCCGCGCCCCCCGCGGCTCCCCCCGGGGTACGCGCACCGCGCGCCCCGCGGGCGGGGCGACCCGGGCCGCCCGCCCGTCCCGGTGTCCCGCCCGGCTGCTCCGGCTCAGTCGACACGACGCACCGTCCCGCCGCCCACCGCGTACCGGGCGCCCCGCAGGGCCACCGGGACGTCGTCGTCCACCGCACAGGTCACCAGCAGCTGACCGGCCCCGCCGACCAGCTCGGCCAGCCGTTCCCGGCGGCCCGCGTCCAACTCGGCGAAGACGTCGTCGAGCACCAGCACCGGCTCGATCCCGTCGGCACGCAGCAGGTCGTACCCGGCCAACCGCAGGGCCAGCGCGTACGACCAGGACTCGCCGTGACTGGCGTACCCCTTGGCGGGCAGCGGGCCGAGGGTGAGCACGAGGTCGTCGCGGTGCGGCCCGACCAGCGTGGTGCCCCGCTCGATCTCGGCCGAACGGGACTCGGCCAGCGCGGTCGTCAACGCCTCGGCCAGCACCGCCCGGTCGACGGTCGCCCCGGTCAGCTCCACCGACGGCCGGTACGCGATCCCCGCCGTCCCCGCGCCGGCCGCCACCGCGTCGTACGCCTTCGCCACGTGCGGGGTGAGCGCGGCGACCAGCTCCAGCCGGCCGGCGAGCAGCTCGGCCCCGTGCTGCGCCAGGTGGGCGTCCCAGACCGCCAGGGTGGACAGGTCCCCGCCCCGCGACCCGCCCGTCTTGCGGGCCAGGTACGCCGTCCGCAGCAGGGCGTTGCGCTGCTTGACCACCCGTTCGTAGTCGGCACGCACCCCGGCGTACCGGGGCTGCCGGAGCACCAGCAGATCGTCGAGGTAGCGGCGGCGTTCGGCCGGGTCGCCCCGGACGAGCTCGAGGTCCTCCGGGGCGAAGAGCACCAGCCGCAGCGCGCCGATCACGTCCCGGGCGCGTCGGGCCGGGGACCGCCCCAGCCGCGCCCGGTTGGCCCTACCGGGGACGATCTCCAGCTCGACCAGGAGTTCCCGGCCCTCGTGCACCACCGCGCAGCGGATCACCGCCGAGCTGGCGCCCAGCCGGACCAGCGGGGCGTCGGTGGCGACCCGGTGCGAGTCCAGGGTCGCCACGTAGCCCAGCGCCTCGGCGAGGTTGGTCTTGCCGACGCCGTTCGCGCCGGTCAGGACGTTCGGCCCCGGCTCCAGGTCGACGCCGACCTGCTCGTACGAGCGGAAGTCGACCAGTTCGAGCCGGCGGACGTACACAGCCTGCGGCTGCCGTTCAGCGCTTGTGCACGGCGTGCCCACCGAACTGCTGGCGCAGCGCGGCGACCGCCTTCATCGCGGGTGAGTCGTCCTGCCGGGAGGAGAACCGGGCGTACAGGGCGGCGGTGATGACGTTCAGCGGCACGGCAAGCCGGATCGCCTCGTCGACCGTCCAGCGCCCCTCACCGGTGTCGTCGGTGTACCCGGTCAGCGTGGCCAGCGTCGGGTCCTCGTCCAGTGCCCGGTCCAGCAGGTCGAGCAGCCAGGACTGGACGACGGTCCCCTCCCGCCAGGACTTGATGATGCCCGGCACGTTGGTCACCATCTCGGCGGCGGAGAGCAGCTCGAAGCCCTCGGCGTAGGCGTGCATCAGGCCGTACTCGATGCCGTTGTGCACCATCTTGGCGTAGTGGCCGGCACCGACCGGGCCGGCGTGCACGAAGCCGTGGTCCCCGGCCGGCTTCAACGCCTCGAAGATCGGCATCAGGTGGTCGACGTGCTCCTGCGCGCCGCCGACCATCAGGGCGTAGCCGTTCACGTTGCCCCACACGCCGCCGGAGACACCGACGTCGACGTAGCCGATGCCCCGGGCGGCGAGCCGTTCGGCCCGGGGGGCGTCGTCGCTGAACCGGGAGTTGCCGCCGTCGATGACGATGTCGCCCTCGCCGAGCACCTCGGCCAGCGCGTCGATGGTCGCGTCGGTGGCGGCGGCGGGCACCATCACCCAGACCGCCCGGGGTGACTCCAGCCGGTCGGCCAGCTCGGTGAGGCTCGCGACGTCGCTGCGGTCGGCGTTGCGGTCGTAGCCGACCACCTCCTGCCCGGCGGCGCGCAACCGCTCACGCATGTTGCCGCCCATCCGGCCGAGCCCTACCAGGCCGAGCTGCATCTGCCCCTACCTCCGTGCGTCTGGGTGGTGCCGGTACGCGGTCAGCGGGAGACGCGAATCGGCATGATGAGGTACCGGTACCCCGAGATGGCCTCGCCATCCTCGCCGGCCGGGGAAATCACCGCCGGCTTGAAGGCGTCCACGAAGCGCAGCAGGGCGTACTGGGCCCCCAGGTTGGCCAGGCCGTCGATCAGGTACTGCGGGTTGAAGCCGATGGTCAGCGGCTCGCCGGTGAAGGTGGCCTCCATGGCCTCGCTGGCCCGCGCCTCCTCGGTGCCGCCGGCCTCGACGACCAGGCCGTCGGAGCTGAAGCTGAGCAGCACCGGGGTGGTCCGCTCGGCGACCAGGGCGACCCGCTTGACCACCTCGATCAGGGTGCTGACCGGAACCCGTGCCTCGGCGTTGCTGGTGGCCGGGAAGAGCGAGCGGACCGGCGGGTAGTTGGCCCCGTCGAGCAGCCGGCTGGTGGTCCGCCGGGTGCCACCGGAGAAGCCGATCATCCCTTCGCCCGCGCCGCCCTGGGACAGCGCCATGGTCACCTGACCACCGAGCGGGCCGAGCGCCTTCGCGGTGTCGTTCAGCGTACGGGCGGGGACCAGGGCGTTGATGCTGATGTCCGGATCGTCCGGGGCCCAGTCCATCTCGCGCAGGGCGAGCCGGTAGCGGTCGGTGGCGAGCATCGCCAGGGTGCCGCCGGAGAGTTCCAGCCGGACACCGGTCATCATCGGCAGCGTCTCGTCCCGGCCGGCGGCGATGGCCACCTGGGCGACGGCGGCGGCGAAGGCCGCGGCCTCCACGGTCCCGGCGCTCTCCGGCATCTCCGGCAGGGCGGGGTAGTCCTCCACCGGCATGGTCGGCAGGGTGAAACGGGCACTGCCGCAGACCAGCTCCAGGTGGGCGCCGACCGCGGCGATGTCCACCGGCTTGGCCGGCAGCGCCTTGGTGATCTCGGCGAGCAGCCGGCCGGAGACCAGGGCGGCGCCGTCGGCGTCCCCCTGCACCTCGACGGTCACCTGGCTGGACACCTCGTAGTCGAAGCCGGAGACCTGGAGGTTGCCGTCGGTGACCCGGAGCATCACCCCGGCGAGCACCGGTACGGACGGCCGGCTGGGCAGGCTCTTCGCGGTCCACGCCACCGCTTCGGCGAGCGCGTCGCGCTCTACTCGGAACTTCATCAATGCCTCCGCGTCGACGTCAGCGCCAACTCTCTCATGCCGACCGCTGCCCACCGTCCCGCCCGACCGTGCGGGTACCCCTCGCACCTTAGGGCGCGGGGGCATCGGCTGTGCGCCCGACCCCGTGGCTGCGGCCGGAGCGACCGTCGACGACGGCGCAGCGGCCCTGTCCACAGGAAGTCCAACGGTGATGATTGGTTTTTGATTCTTTAGAAGAGATAACTCATCGTCTTCATCGCACCTGTGCAAACTGTGGGTAACTCGCGTCCTCGCAGCTCAGACAGGTTATCCACCGGTGGGTTCGCTGTGGAGAACCCGGGGGTAAACCCGGTCGGCGGTCCACAGGCACCCGGTGTCCCCACCGTTGTCCCCAGCCGTCCACCGGTTATCCACCGGTTATCCACCGGGTTTACCCCCAGGGTTGTGGACGGCGGCGCGGACCCGCACCGGAGTTGTCCCCAGAACCTTCAACAGGTTGCCCACAGCCCGACCGTCGGCTGTGGACGGGGCGGTGGTTGTCCCCAGCCGTCCACAGCACTGTCCCCAGGGTTTATCCACAGTCTGTGGGTAACCGGTGCCGGACGCAGCGTGGTTATCCACCGGCTGTGACACAGGGGGTGTGGACAACCGCATCGTCCTGTGGACAACGGTGGCGTGGAAATCCCACCGTTCCGCCCTGGCGACCCGCCCGACGCCGGTCGTCCACCGTCGGCGCGGCCGGTCGGCACCGTCGTGGCGGCACGGAAACGCCCGGCCGAGATGGTCGGCCGGGCGTCGGGGGCGGAGCAGAAGTGGCGTACGTCTCAGGTGTTCTGCTTGATCCGGTTGGTCAGCTCGGCGATCTGGTTGTAGAGCGAGCGGCGCTCCGCCATCTGCTGGCGGATCTTCCGGTCGGCGTGCATCACGGTGGTGTGGTCCCGACCGCCGAACGCCTGCCCGATCCGGGGCAGCGACAGGTCGGTCAGCTCCCGACACAGGTACATCGCCACCTGGCGGGCGTTGACCAGCACCCGGGACCGCGAGTGCCCCCGGAGGTCCTCCAGGCTCACCCCGAAGTACTCCGAGGTGGAAACCATGATCTGGTCGGCGGTGATCTCCGGCCCGGCGCCGTCCGGGATGAAGTCCCGCAGCACCTCCTCGGCCAGCGACAGTTCGACGTTGGACCGGGTGAGGCTGGCGAAGGCGGTCACCCGGATCAGCGCCCCCTCCAGTTCCCGGATCGAGTTCGACACCCGGGAGGCGATGAACTCCAGCACGTCCGGCGGGGCGTAGAGCCGTTCCTGGGCGGCCTTCTTCTGCAGGATCGCGATCCGGGTCTCCAGGTCGGGCGGCTGGATGTCGGCGAGCAGCCCCCACTCGAACCGGGTCCGCAGCCGGTCCTCCAGCGTCGCCAGCTGCTTCGGCGAGCGGTCGGAGGTGATCACGATCTGCTTGTTGGCGTTGTGCAGCGTGTTGAAGGTGTGGAAGAACTCCTCCTGGGTCCGTTCGCGGTTCTCCAGGAACTGGATGTCGTCGATCAGCAGGATGTCGACGTCGCGGTAGCGGCGCTGGAACGCACTGGTCTTGTCGTCCCGCAGCGAGTTGATGAAGTCGTTGGTGAACTCCTCGGTCGAGACGTACCGGACCGAGCGGGCGTTGCCGAGCGTCTGGGCGTAGTGCCCGATCGCGTGCAGCAGGTGCGTCTTGCCCAGCCCCGAGCTGCCGTAGATGAACAGCGGGTTGTACGCCTTGGCCGGCGACTCGGCCACCGCGACGCTGGCCGCGTGGGCGAACCGGTTGGACGAGCCGATGACGAACGTCTCGAACATGTACTTCGGGTTGAGCCGGTTGCCGCTGCTCTCCGTACCGCCGGGGCGTCGGTCGCCGCCACCCGGACGGTGGTCGACCGCCCGGCCGGGACCGCTGTCGGTCGCGCCGTCGCGGGGCAGCCCGCGCGGACCCTGCTGGTCACGCGGCGGTCGGCCCTGGTCCCGGTACGCGGGCTCGTAGCCGCGCAGGTCGGGGTCCGGTCCGGGGCGGCCCGACTCGGTGAAGCCGCGCTGCTCGGGGGGCCGACCGGGGTGGTTCACCCGCATCGGCTCGGCGAAGCCGGCCCCGAAGAGGGTGTCCTGGCCGCCGTCCCGACTGGCCGGCACCCGGGTCGGGCGGTGCCCGTCGTGCTCCGGTGGGTCGGCCGGGACCGGCCGCTCCCCGGACTGCTCCGACGGATCCGTCTCCCGCTGGTAGGGCGGATCCGGCTCGTCGTAGCCCGGCGGCGGCCGGAACCCCGGGTAGTCGTCCAGGGCCGGGACGACCTCCGTCGGGGCGGCCTCCGGCCCGCTGCGGTAGACGGTGCCGGCCGGTCGCCCGGAGGGGTCCTCGGCGATCCGCACGGTGACCGCGACCTGTATCGGTCGACCCAGCCGGCGGGTGAGCGCCTCGGTGATCGCCGGCCGCAGCCGCGTCTCGATCACGTCCCGGGTGAAGGCGTCCGGCACGGAGAGCAACGCGGTGTCCTCGACGATCGCCCGCAACCGGGTCAGCCGGAGGTAGGCGCGCTGCTGGGCGGAGATGATCTCGT
Above is a window of Micromonospora rifamycinica DNA encoding:
- the recF gene encoding DNA replication/repair protein RecF (All proteins in this family for which functions are known are DNA-binding proteins that assist the filamentation of RecA onto DNA for the initiation of recombination or recombinational repair.) produces the protein MYVRRLELVDFRSYEQVGVDLEPGPNVLTGANGVGKTNLAEALGYVATLDSHRVATDAPLVRLGASSAVIRCAVVHEGRELLVELEIVPGRANRARLGRSPARRARDVIGALRLVLFAPEDLELVRGDPAERRRYLDDLLVLRQPRYAGVRADYERVVKQRNALLRTAYLARKTGGSRGGDLSTLAVWDAHLAQHGAELLAGRLELVAALTPHVAKAYDAVAAGAGTAGIAYRPSVELTGATVDRAVLAEALTTALAESRSAEIERGTTLVGPHRDDLVLTLGPLPAKGYASHGESWSYALALRLAGYDLLRADGIEPVLVLDDVFAELDAGRRERLAELVGGAGQLLVTCAVDDDVPVALRGARYAVGGGTVRRVD
- a CDS encoding MarR family winged helix-turn-helix transcriptional regulator, whose protein sequence is MDGEPGGDPLALEEQVCFALSVAARGVVAVYRPLLEPMGLTHPQYLVMLALWQYAPLSVRELSRLLQLDPGTLSPLLKRLEAAGYLRRERDPADERSLAVSLTVSGRALREQAERIPPAVVARLGLPLTELRDLHRALTRVIAAANGAAPVGPPPAGPATPGS
- the gnd gene encoding phosphogluconate dehydrogenase (NAD(+)-dependent, decarboxylating), with protein sequence MQLGLVGLGRMGGNMRERLRAAGQEVVGYDRNADRSDVASLTELADRLESPRAVWVMVPAAATDATIDALAEVLGEGDIVIDGGNSRFSDDAPRAERLAARGIGYVDVGVSGGVWGNVNGYALMVGGAQEHVDHLMPIFEALKPAGDHGFVHAGPVGAGHYAKMVHNGIEYGLMHAYAEGFELLSAAEMVTNVPGIIKSWREGTVVQSWLLDLLDRALDEDPTLATLTGYTDDTGEGRWTVDEAIRLAVPLNVITAALYARFSSRQDDSPAMKAVAALRQQFGGHAVHKR
- the dnaN gene encoding DNA polymerase III subunit beta: MKFRVERDALAEAVAWTAKSLPSRPSVPVLAGVMLRVTDGNLQVSGFDYEVSSQVTVEVQGDADGAALVSGRLLAEITKALPAKPVDIAAVGAHLELVCGSARFTLPTMPVEDYPALPEMPESAGTVEAAAFAAAVAQVAIAAGRDETLPMMTGVRLELSGGTLAMLATDRYRLALREMDWAPDDPDISINALVPARTLNDTAKALGPLGGQVTMALSQGGAGEGMIGFSGGTRRTTSRLLDGANYPPVRSLFPATSNAEARVPVSTLIEVVKRVALVAERTTPVLLSFSSDGLVVEAGGTEEARASEAMEATFTGEPLTIGFNPQYLIDGLANLGAQYALLRFVDAFKPAVISPAGEDGEAISGYRYLIMPIRVSR
- the dnaA gene encoding chromosomal replication initiator protein DnaA, with the protein product MDAGRSAVRWVRGTTRSNAVAGPARTLDHSGGREQRRGGGTTVAGTIDLAAVWTAATDELADEIISAQQRAYLRLTRLRAIVEDTALLSVPDAFTRDVIETRLRPAITEALTRRLGRPIQVAVTVRIAEDPSGRPAGTVYRSGPEAAPTEVVPALDDYPGFRPPPGYDEPDPPYQRETDPSEQSGERPVPADPPEHDGHRPTRVPASRDGGQDTLFGAGFAEPMRVNHPGRPPEQRGFTESGRPGPDPDLRGYEPAYRDQGRPPRDQQGPRGLPRDGATDSGPGRAVDHRPGGGDRRPGGTESSGNRLNPKYMFETFVIGSSNRFAHAASVAVAESPAKAYNPLFIYGSSGLGKTHLLHAIGHYAQTLGNARSVRYVSTEEFTNDFINSLRDDKTSAFQRRYRDVDILLIDDIQFLENRERTQEEFFHTFNTLHNANKQIVITSDRSPKQLATLEDRLRTRFEWGLLADIQPPDLETRIAILQKKAAQERLYAPPDVLEFIASRVSNSIRELEGALIRVTAFASLTRSNVELSLAEEVLRDFIPDGAGPEITADQIMVSTSEYFGVSLEDLRGHSRSRVLVNARQVAMYLCRELTDLSLPRIGQAFGGRDHTTVMHADRKIRQQMAERRSLYNQIAELTNRIKQNT
- the gyrB gene encoding DNA topoisomerase (ATP-hydrolyzing) subunit B, giving the protein MAAQDKQEYGAESITVLEGLEAVRKRPGMYIGSTGERGLHHLVWEVVDNAVDEALAGHCDTIDVVLLADGGVRVTDNGRGFPVDLHPKLKKPGVEVALTVLHAGGKFDGKAYAVSGGLHGVGVSVVNALSTRMAVEIHKSGFVWRQKYHNSKPDPLDKGETTDRTGSAVSFWPDPDVFETVDFDFQTIYRRLQEMAFLNRALSIHLLDERVAEGEEGKPREVTFYYEGGIADFVRHLNASKNPMHKTVVEFAAEEEGMSVEIAMQWNESYGESVYTFANTINTHEGGTHEEGFRAALTSVVNRYGSDKKLLKGDEKLSGEDIREGLAAIISVKLANPQFEGQTKTKLGNTPVKSFVQRVCNDRLVDWFDRNPAEAKTIIQKASQAARARIAAQQARKLARRKSLLESGSMPGKLADCQSTDPRESEVFIVEGDSAGGSAKQGRDPRTQAILPIRGKILNVEKARIDRVLKNNEVQALITALGTGIHDDFDMEKLRYHKVVLMADADVDGQHIQTLLLTLLFRFMRPLVELGHVYLAAPPLYKIKWNKKGDDAQYAYSDRERDGLIALRQQKKPNAKPDDIQRFKGLGEMNYPELWETTMNPATRTLRQVTLDDAATADELFSVLMGEDVEARRSFIQRNAKDVRFLDI
- a CDS encoding DUF721 domain-containing protein — encoded protein: MLPGGGTAGSGDGPAASGPELARAVLDAARARRESAARNRRPGVTGAADGGGRRLRGYSGPGPDPRDPQPLGAVLERLMKARGWQQPAAEATVFGAWERVVGPEIAQHSRPVKLEDGELTVEARSTAWATQLRLLAASLLKRIAGEVGHNVVRKLHIHGPAAPSWSRGPRRVRGRGPRDTYG